One genomic segment of Catalinimonas alkaloidigena includes these proteins:
- a CDS encoding OmpA family protein gives MRILLMLILAGWISLWTYYYVCWHQGHCGDESASDLALRTETVSQLIFAGEDLEVGAEENIKFARSQAIPIIPNTADTALSTLKNYLNEHEDEGLLIIGLYDDTETNNSLLPNLGMARAEAFKTWLNDFGIDRQQLFVNAQENINLNFQRDTLMDGLLFEITDDFPEENKLEEEEVAALEEMLKNTSQNLYFETGETSLQVNDEVRQYISQLKLYLSHQKEATVALIGHTDNVGDAQRNLDYGLDRAEFTRDILTRAGIARVQIVTDTRGESEPIAGNDTEAGRSQNRRVEIKLN, from the coding sequence ATGAGAATTTTATTAATGCTCATCTTAGCAGGCTGGATCAGCTTATGGACGTACTATTATGTCTGCTGGCATCAGGGGCACTGTGGAGATGAAAGTGCCTCAGACCTTGCCTTAAGAACAGAGACAGTTTCGCAGCTGATATTTGCGGGTGAAGACCTGGAAGTAGGGGCGGAAGAAAATATCAAATTCGCTCGTTCTCAGGCTATTCCAATTATACCTAATACTGCTGATACGGCGCTCAGTACCCTAAAAAATTACCTGAATGAACATGAGGATGAGGGCTTGCTCATTATCGGTTTGTACGATGATACTGAAACCAATAACTCTTTGCTTCCCAATCTGGGAATGGCCAGAGCGGAAGCATTTAAAACCTGGCTGAATGATTTTGGCATTGATCGTCAGCAATTATTTGTAAATGCCCAGGAAAATATCAATCTGAATTTTCAAAGAGACACTTTAATGGATGGGCTCTTATTTGAAATCACAGATGATTTTCCCGAAGAAAACAAACTGGAAGAAGAGGAAGTCGCCGCGCTGGAAGAAATGTTGAAGAACACTTCCCAAAATCTTTATTTTGAAACCGGTGAAACATCTCTGCAAGTGAATGATGAAGTACGGCAGTATATCAGTCAGCTCAAACTATACCTAAGTCATCAAAAGGAGGCAACAGTCGCACTGATAGGTCATACGGATAATGTCGGAGATGCTCAGCGCAACCTGGATTATGGGCTGGACAGGGCGGAGTTTACCAGAGACATCCTGACAAGGGCGGGCATAGCCAGAGTACAGATTGTGACTGATACCCGGGGTGAGTCTGAACCTATCGCCGGTAATGATACTGAAGCAGGAAGAAGTCAAAACCGCCGTGTAGAAATTAAACTTAACTAA